GAGGGCCTCAAGATCGCCCGCCGCACGGTGGCCAAGTATCGCGAGCAGCTGGGGGTCCTGCCCGCCCGGCTGCGCAAGGAGTTCTAGCGCTTGCCGCTTCGGGCAAGCGCTGCTATGTTCGGGGCACTCGGCGGCCCGCGCCGCCCGGCCCGCACGGAGGTGGACTTGTTCCCTCGCCGCGCCCGCAAGGTCCCGCAGCCAGTGCCCGATGCCCCATTCCGCCCGACCTCGCTGTCGGGTTTTTTCGTGGTGTTCGGAAAGGAGTGAAGATGCAGATTGCCGTCACTGCCAAGAAGATGGAATTGACTCCCGCCATCCGCAGCTACGCCGAGGACAAGATCGGTCGCCTGGAGAAGTTCCTGGACGGCATCATGGAAGCCAACATCCTCCTTCGCGTGGAGAAGCACCGCGCCATCGCGGAAGCCACCCTGCACGCCAAGCACGCCGACTTCACCGGCAAGGAGGACCACGAGGATCTCTACGCCGCCATCGACGGCCTCTCCGACAAGCTCGAGCGCCAGGTGCGCAAGTACAAGACGCGCAACCTGAGCCGCCGCCGCGTGGCGAAGGCCGGCGAGGAGATGCTCGACGTGGGCACCATCACCATCCTCGGCGCGCTCGAGCCCGACACCAGCGCCGACTACCCGGTGGTGAAGGAGAAGTTCATCCACCTGGATCGCCTCACGCCGAGCCAGGCGATCAGCCGCATGGAAGTGCACGGCGACGAGTTCTGGGTCTTCGCCGACGCGGAGGCGGGCCTGCTCTCCGTGGCCTATCGCCGCAAGGAAGGCGGCTACGGCGTGATCCGGTCGGCGGAGTAGCGCCGCGTGGAGATCGTCAACCGCAGCCTGCCGGTGGAGAAGCTCTTCCACGAGACCGCCGAGCTCCTGGACCTCAAGCTGTACAGCGACTCGGCGGTCTCGGCCACGGACATCACCGTGCCCGAGCTCAACCGCCCCGGCTTCGTGCTGACGGGCTTCGTCGAGCGCTATCAGGCCGAGCGCGTGCAGATCCTCGGCGGGGCCGAGTTCAGCTACCTCGAGCGGCTGCCCGCCGGGGACCTGCCCGCCGCGCTCGAGCATCTCTTCTGCGCGCCGGTCCCCTGCATCGTCATGACGCGCGGCCAGCAGCCCATGCCCGAGCTGGTGAC
Above is a genomic segment from Candidatus Latescibacterota bacterium containing:
- the raiA gene encoding ribosome-associated translation inhibitor RaiA — translated: MQIAVTAKKMELTPAIRSYAEDKIGRLEKFLDGIMEANILLRVEKHRAIAEATLHAKHADFTGKEDHEDLYAAIDGLSDKLERQVRKYKTRNLSRRRVAKAGEEMLDVGTITILGALEPDTSADYPVVKEKFIHLDRLTPSQAISRMEVHGDEFWVFADAEAGLLSVAYRRKEGGYGVIRSAE